One Turneriella parva DSM 21527 genomic region harbors:
- the ilvB gene encoding biosynthetic-type acetolactate synthase large subunit: MADGAKTKIEAKTTEKNGSQVMLDVLQKNGVDICWGYPGGAILPFYDEVHSSKIKHILVRHEQGAVHAAEGYAKATGKLGMCIATSGPGATNLITGITDAKMDSVPLLALTGQVATGVIGTDAFQECDTYGMTIPITKYNALVRSADDVARVTQEAITVATSLRPGPALIDFPKDIQVAKTKVFKPEMRLAARHYQKPKIKGDFDRLVDAIARAEKPLLYVGGGAITGNAYKEIRELAEKAEIPVYMTLMGLGAFPAEHKLSLGMAGMHGTAYANKAILECDFMLALGARFDDRVALNAQDFARNATRAMIDIDEAEINKRIPVDIHIVGDLKDVLLELIKRVKKQTRKNWVERITKLKEENPLRFNVEPGSIKPQQTIYELWKKTRGQAVITTDVGQHQMWAAQYYTFNEPRNWITSGGLGTMGFGFPAAIGAKLGRPDKDVFVISGDGSFQMCMQELATLAMYQIPVKILLFNNGFLGMVRQWQELFYENRFSQSVMNYNPDFVKICSGYDIPARRIDKQSELSAGLDFLINSKTSALLEVTIPEQEKVYPMIASGARYDQMVDFKTKSDKGSEMLVHLNRVEKR; the protein is encoded by the coding sequence ATGGCAGACGGGGCGAAGACTAAGATTGAGGCGAAAACGACTGAGAAAAACGGTTCTCAGGTGATGCTCGACGTGCTGCAGAAAAACGGCGTCGATATCTGCTGGGGTTATCCCGGTGGGGCGATTCTGCCTTTTTACGACGAGGTACACTCGTCGAAGATCAAACATATTCTCGTGCGCCATGAGCAGGGCGCTGTGCATGCGGCTGAAGGTTATGCGAAAGCGACCGGTAAGCTCGGCATGTGTATTGCGACGTCGGGCCCGGGTGCGACGAACCTCATCACCGGTATCACCGACGCCAAGATGGACAGCGTGCCGCTTCTCGCGCTGACGGGCCAGGTCGCCACGGGTGTTATCGGCACCGACGCGTTTCAGGAATGTGATACGTATGGTATGACGATTCCGATCACGAAATACAATGCGCTCGTTCGCAGCGCAGACGATGTTGCGCGTGTGACGCAAGAGGCGATTACGGTCGCAACGTCGCTGCGCCCCGGGCCGGCGCTGATTGATTTTCCGAAAGATATACAGGTGGCAAAAACGAAGGTCTTTAAGCCTGAAATGCGCCTCGCGGCTCGGCACTACCAGAAACCCAAAATCAAGGGGGATTTCGACCGTCTTGTCGATGCAATCGCTCGCGCAGAGAAGCCGCTTTTATACGTCGGCGGCGGTGCAATCACCGGCAATGCATACAAAGAGATACGCGAACTCGCCGAAAAGGCAGAGATTCCGGTCTATATGACACTGATGGGGCTCGGCGCTTTTCCCGCAGAGCACAAACTCTCGCTCGGCATGGCGGGTATGCACGGCACCGCGTATGCGAACAAGGCAATTCTCGAATGTGATTTCATGCTCGCACTCGGCGCGCGCTTCGACGACCGCGTTGCCCTAAACGCGCAGGACTTTGCGCGCAATGCAACGCGGGCGATGATCGATATTGACGAGGCGGAGATCAATAAGCGCATACCGGTTGACATTCACATTGTGGGTGATCTGAAAGATGTCTTGCTTGAACTCATCAAACGCGTCAAAAAGCAGACGCGCAAAAACTGGGTTGAACGTATCACAAAACTGAAAGAAGAGAACCCGCTGCGCTTCAACGTCGAACCCGGGTCGATCAAGCCGCAGCAAACGATCTACGAACTCTGGAAAAAGACGCGCGGGCAGGCGGTAATCACGACCGACGTCGGCCAGCACCAGATGTGGGCTGCACAGTATTACACATTCAATGAACCGCGCAACTGGATCACTTCGGGCGGTCTCGGCACGATGGGCTTTGGCTTTCCCGCTGCGATTGGCGCGAAGCTCGGCCGGCCCGATAAAGACGTGTTCGTGATTTCGGGCGACGGCAGCTTTCAGATGTGCATGCAAGAGCTGGCGACGCTCGCGATGTACCAGATACCGGTAAAAATTCTGCTCTTTAATAATGGCTTTTTGGGCATGGTGAGGCAGTGGCAAGAGCTGTTTTACGAGAACCGCTTTTCGCAATCTGTGATGAACTATAATCCGGATTTTGTAAAAATTTGCTCGGGTTATGACATTCCGGCGCGGCGCATCGATAAGCAGTCCGAACTCTCGGCGGGGCTCGACTTTCTGATCAACAGCAAGACCTCGGCGCTGCTCGAGGTGACAATACCCGAGCAAGAGAAGGTTTACCCGATGATCGCTTCGGGCGCGCGCTATGACCAGATGGTCGACTTCAAGACGAAGTCAGACAAGGGTTCAGAGATGCTTGTCCACCTGAACCGCGTCGAGAAACGCTGA
- a CDS encoding esterase/lipase family protein: protein MADHLTFLPEKSPSRNVVVQILFEIIYGIIYFVLYIPGLLVRPGDITEGDKRAVVLVSGFFGSPLTWLKCRAALAAQGHPVYVVRLGFQFGNLRSYSEKLQRFLEENNLSDVYLVCHSMGGLVAAHMGYRGRDRTRKIFTLGTPFRGHPLTFLFPVTFATLQMNPLSPFMRETKDKYRTLSSIQAVFARFDEILFLKKLNIPGRFDDVKLAQIGHANLFMGPAGIECITELIAAEEAKDPKPVPVKDANGKVLQATAKVAQKSPARAAVTKPKKPKKAAKPKPAKKRRK, encoded by the coding sequence ATGGCCGACCACCTGACGTTCTTGCCTGAAAAATCACCCTCGCGCAATGTGGTGGTTCAGATTCTGTTCGAAATTATCTACGGCATCATCTATTTCGTGCTCTACATACCCGGCCTGCTCGTGCGCCCCGGCGACATTACCGAGGGCGACAAACGCGCCGTCGTGCTCGTCTCGGGTTTTTTCGGCTCGCCGCTCACCTGGCTTAAATGCCGCGCCGCGCTCGCCGCGCAGGGGCACCCCGTCTACGTCGTGCGCCTCGGCTTTCAGTTTGGCAACCTGCGTAGCTACAGCGAAAAGCTGCAGCGCTTTCTCGAAGAGAATAATCTCAGCGACGTCTACCTCGTCTGCCACTCTATGGGCGGGCTTGTCGCCGCACACATGGGCTACCGCGGGCGCGACCGTACGCGCAAGATCTTTACGCTCGGCACCCCGTTTCGCGGCCACCCGCTCACCTTTCTGTTTCCAGTCACTTTTGCAACGCTGCAGATGAACCCGCTCTCTCCCTTCATGCGCGAAACGAAAGATAAATACCGCACTCTTTCGAGCATTCAGGCCGTGTTCGCACGCTTCGATGAAATACTCTTCTTAAAGAAGCTGAACATTCCCGGCCGCTTCGACGACGTCAAACTCGCCCAGATAGGCCATGCAAACCTCTTCATGGGCCCTGCAGGCATCGAGTGCATCACCGAACTCATCGCCGCTGAAGAAGCGAAAGACCCGAAACCAGTGCCCGTAAAAGATGCGAACGGCAAGGTTCTGCAGGCCACCGCGAAGGTAGCTCAAAAATCCCCTGCCCGCGCGGCTGTCACCAAGCCCAAAAAGCCGAAGAAAGCTGCGAAGCCAAAACCGGCGAAAAAGCGACGTAAATAG
- a CDS encoding IS30 family transposase: protein MRPYVQLSNDERLRIEESLAEGLKASQIARNLKRHPSTIFREIRRNSMPRHYSARCARDEARKRQTNTNAAKVTPELWSEIGASLKSTLSPEQIAGRMRLERFDGVCMQTIYNHVRKKSGTSNFYRLCLRRKGKPYKRKVRIEAENKGFFRIHDLPAEALTRRKPGYWEGDLVEGKMGTGQIATFVERHSRYLLAAKLERKLVTQFNAAARDLFADIDNERLRGIIYDRGTEMSGYRDLQQVLNCGIYFCDPGSPWQRGTNENTNGLLRESFPKGTDFRRIDQEQVDAALKLLNNRPRKRLNYRTPAEVYFRSPIALRFGM from the coding sequence ATGCGACCCTACGTTCAACTATCAAATGATGAAAGACTGCGTATAGAAGAAAGCCTTGCTGAGGGCCTCAAGGCCAGCCAAATCGCCAGAAATCTTAAGCGACACCCGAGCACTATTTTTCGAGAGATTCGGCGTAATTCAATGCCACGACATTACAGCGCGCGGTGCGCCAGAGACGAGGCGCGAAAGCGCCAGACTAATACCAACGCCGCGAAGGTTACACCAGAGCTTTGGTCAGAGATCGGAGCATCGCTCAAGTCGACGCTGTCACCAGAACAGATCGCAGGCCGCATGCGCCTAGAACGTTTCGACGGTGTCTGCATGCAGACGATTTACAATCATGTGCGCAAGAAATCCGGCACATCGAATTTTTATCGCCTGTGCCTGCGCCGCAAAGGCAAACCATACAAGCGCAAAGTGAGGATTGAGGCTGAAAACAAAGGGTTTTTTCGCATTCACGACCTGCCAGCCGAAGCTTTGACGCGACGCAAACCCGGCTACTGGGAGGGCGATTTGGTCGAGGGTAAAATGGGCACCGGGCAGATTGCAACTTTCGTCGAAAGGCATTCGCGTTACTTGCTCGCGGCGAAACTGGAGCGCAAATTGGTGACACAGTTTAACGCTGCAGCGCGCGACCTATTCGCCGACATCGATAACGAACGGCTGCGGGGTATCATTTACGATCGGGGCACCGAGATGAGTGGCTACCGCGACCTGCAGCAAGTGCTGAACTGCGGCATCTACTTTTGTGACCCCGGCTCGCCATGGCAGAGAGGTACGAACGAAAACACGAACGGCCTGCTGCGCGAGTCTTTTCCCAAAGGCACAGATTTTCGGCGCATCGACCAGGAACAGGTTGACGCAGCGCTTAAATTACTAAATAACCGACCACGCAAGCGGCTGAATTACCGAACCCCGGCCGAGGTCTACTTTCGCAGCCCTATCGCACTTCGTTTTGGAATGTAA
- a CDS encoding AbrB/MazE/SpoVT family DNA-binding domain-containing protein, protein MAIVKVSPKFQVVIPKQVREDSGIKAGSKMDIFAYDGRIELVPIKPIKQLKASLPGLNTQIDRESDRL, encoded by the coding sequence ATGGCTATCGTGAAAGTTTCACCTAAATTTCAGGTTGTGATTCCGAAACAAGTCAGAGAAGATTCTGGCATCAAAGCGGGCTCCAAAATGGACATCTTTGCCTACGATGGCCGTATAGAACTCGTACCGATTAAGCCTATCAAACAGCTTAAAGCCAGCTTACCTGGACTGAATACGCAAATCGATCGAGAATCTGACCGGTTGTGA
- a CDS encoding type II toxin-antitoxin system VapC family toxin has protein sequence MNIVDSSCWLEYLSGSATGDVVAPLIEETNKLVVPVITIYEVFKKLLTEAGEEQALKVAAHMKLDRVIDVNLTVSLEAAKFSKLHKLPMADALIYATARLENCTLWTQDAHFETLEGVRFLPKKNQRN, from the coding sequence GTGAACATCGTCGATTCTTCGTGCTGGCTCGAATACCTTTCGGGAAGCGCGACCGGTGACGTGGTAGCGCCGCTTATTGAAGAAACGAATAAGCTCGTCGTGCCAGTCATCACGATCTATGAAGTCTTCAAGAAGCTGCTCACTGAAGCCGGCGAAGAGCAGGCGCTCAAAGTCGCTGCGCACATGAAACTCGACAGAGTCATTGACGTGAACCTCACTGTCTCACTCGAAGCCGCCAAGTTCAGCAAGCTGCACAAGCTACCCATGGCCGATGCCCTGATCTATGCTACCGCCCGCTTAGAGAATTGCACACTCTGGACGCAAGATGCACACTTCGAAACGCTCGAAGGTGTGCGGTTCTTACCGAAGAAGAATCAGCGAAACTGA
- the purN gene encoding phosphoribosylglycinamide formyltransferase has translation MRTLKDFFRSDSARLKKPLRRIAILISGRGSNMQALLQKIREGKLKADCVLVVSDREAKGIEVARGFGVRAEVMLRAKGEAREAFDTRLAARLREAGVEVVVCAGYLRILSAPMLKAYAGKILNVHPSILPAFPGMNAQQQALEYGVKLTGCTIHLVDAGVDTGKILAQAAVEVKPGDTVGALSRRILAAEHALYWQTLQKFLTGF, from the coding sequence ATGCGCACCCTGAAGGATTTTTTTCGTTCAGATTCCGCGCGGTTGAAGAAGCCGCTGCGTCGTATCGCAATCTTGATTTCGGGCCGTGGCAGCAACATGCAGGCTCTGCTGCAGAAAATACGCGAGGGTAAGCTTAAGGCTGACTGCGTGCTGGTCGTGAGTGACCGTGAGGCGAAGGGTATCGAGGTTGCACGCGGTTTTGGTGTGCGCGCCGAGGTGATGCTTCGAGCGAAGGGCGAGGCGCGCGAGGCATTTGATACGCGCCTGGCGGCCAGGCTCAGAGAGGCCGGGGTTGAAGTTGTTGTTTGTGCTGGTTATCTGCGTATTTTATCAGCGCCGATGCTGAAGGCGTATGCGGGTAAGATTCTGAATGTGCACCCTTCGATATTGCCGGCGTTTCCCGGTATGAACGCGCAGCAGCAGGCGCTGGAGTATGGCGTGAAGCTAACGGGGTGCACGATTCATCTGGTCGATGCGGGTGTTGACACGGGTAAGATTCTGGCGCAGGCAGCGGTCGAGGTGAAGCCAGGTGATACAGTGGGGGCGCTCAGCCGGCGCATTCTGGCGGCCGAGCATGCGCTCTATTGGCAGACGCTGCAGAAATTTTTAACAGGTTTCTGA
- a CDS encoding acyl-CoA thioesterase: protein MSEPWKDFSVVVETVVRWRDLDAYNHVNNSVYLNYFEEGRIAYYFKLAELAGIPAENAEVFDGFSTVLANTNIEFKGQGRLHETLMIGIRYTAIRKIFLEAEYGIFNKATGQLLARGNSTQVAVNLKTNKPVRVSGEFTAMAKKLEGDRLVVV from the coding sequence ATGAGCGAGCCCTGGAAAGATTTTTCGGTGGTGGTCGAGACGGTCGTGCGCTGGCGCGATCTCGACGCGTATAACCATGTGAATAACAGTGTGTATTTGAACTATTTCGAAGAGGGACGTATCGCGTATTACTTTAAGCTCGCCGAACTGGCGGGTATACCTGCGGAGAACGCCGAGGTATTTGACGGTTTTTCGACGGTGCTCGCGAACACGAATATTGAGTTCAAGGGGCAGGGGCGGCTGCACGAGACGCTGATGATTGGCATTCGTTACACGGCGATTCGCAAAATTTTTCTCGAGGCCGAATATGGTATTTTTAACAAGGCGACGGGGCAGCTTTTGGCGCGCGGTAATTCGACGCAGGTGGCTGTCAATCTGAAGACGAATAAGCCGGTGCGGGTGAGCGGTGAGTTCACGGCGATGGCGAAAAAGCTCGAGGGCGACCGGCTGGTGGTTGTCTGA
- a CDS encoding NAD-dependent epimerase/dehydratase family protein, with translation MTGQGKHALVTGGAGFIGAHLVRELLKRGYKITVWDNLHTGRESNLAEIRGEIDFAPLDIRTVTVADASGLKFGKVHVVFNLACPASPPHYQKDPVYTWETSVFGISNMLKIAESQGARLLHASTSEIYGDPLEHPQRESYWGNVNTVGVRSCYDEGKRAAETLCADYVRYKSVDARLFRIFNTYGEFMHPDDGRVISNFCVAAALGKKVPIYGNGAQTRSFCYVSDLVAGIMALAELERANYDGPVNLGNPHEFSIRELVTVLEKVSGKKLDTENHPLPSDDPKMRRPVIDRAEKLLGWKPRVELEEGLTRTLAYFAAEVKNRA, from the coding sequence ATGACAGGTCAGGGAAAGCACGCGCTGGTAACCGGCGGTGCGGGGTTTATTGGTGCGCACCTCGTACGCGAGTTGCTTAAGCGTGGGTATAAAATTACCGTTTGGGACAACCTGCACACGGGACGCGAATCGAACCTGGCTGAAATTAGGGGTGAGATAGATTTTGCACCTCTGGATATTCGCACTGTCACGGTTGCTGATGCGTCCGGGTTAAAGTTTGGCAAAGTGCATGTGGTGTTTAACCTGGCTTGCCCTGCTTCACCGCCGCATTACCAGAAAGATCCGGTTTATACGTGGGAGACTTCGGTTTTTGGTATCAGCAACATGCTGAAAATTGCCGAAAGCCAGGGGGCGAGGCTGCTGCACGCGTCGACTTCTGAGATCTATGGCGACCCGTTGGAGCATCCGCAGCGCGAGAGCTATTGGGGCAACGTGAATACCGTGGGCGTGCGCAGCTGTTATGATGAAGGCAAGCGCGCGGCAGAGACGCTGTGCGCGGATTATGTGCGTTATAAGAGTGTGGATGCACGGTTATTTCGGATTTTTAATACATATGGAGAGTTCATGCATCCCGATGATGGGCGCGTGATTTCGAATTTCTGCGTGGCGGCGGCGTTGGGGAAAAAGGTGCCGATCTATGGCAATGGCGCGCAGACGCGTTCGTTTTGTTATGTCTCTGACCTGGTGGCGGGAATCATGGCGTTGGCGGAGCTTGAACGTGCTAACTATGACGGCCCCGTGAATTTGGGAAATCCTCATGAGTTTTCGATACGCGAACTGGTGACAGTGCTTGAGAAGGTTTCGGGCAAGAAGCTCGATACGGAAAACCACCCTCTGCCATCTGACGACCCGAAGATGCGGCGCCCGGTGATCGACCGCGCTGAAAAGCTCTTGGGCTGGAAACCCAGGGTCGAGCTCGAAGAGGGGTTAACGCGCACGCTGGCGTATTTTGCGGCTGAGGTGAAGAACCGGGCATGA
- the pdhA gene encoding pyruvate dehydrogenase (acetyl-transferring) E1 component subunit alpha, which yields MSAAADRLFSMYQKMLLIRRFEEAAAKAYATGKIRGFCHLYIGEEPVAVGAIENLEPQDYVIATYREHGHALARGMTPREIMAELFGKATGCSKGLGGSMHLFSRALNFTGGHGIVGGHVAVAAGHAFAAKYRGTRAVTLCFIGEGGTNIGGFYEGLTYASLWNLPAVFIIENNLYAMGTPLYRSQPTYDLTRKADAFNMPSHRIDAFNVETVYDTVRKAVVRARSGQGPTLIEMITYRFRGHSMSDPAKYRPPGELEEMKEKDPLDTTRERLKTLGISDAALTDLDQKIDATVEDAVQFADASPELTYDEMKKYVFS from the coding sequence ATGAGCGCCGCAGCCGACCGCCTCTTCTCTATGTACCAAAAAATGCTGCTCATTCGCCGCTTCGAAGAAGCAGCTGCCAAAGCCTATGCCACAGGCAAGATCCGCGGCTTCTGCCACCTCTACATAGGCGAAGAACCCGTCGCCGTCGGCGCCATCGAAAACCTCGAACCACAAGACTACGTCATCGCTACGTACCGCGAACACGGCCACGCCCTCGCGCGCGGCATGACGCCCCGCGAAATCATGGCAGAACTGTTCGGCAAAGCCACCGGCTGCAGCAAAGGCCTCGGCGGCTCGATGCACCTCTTCTCGCGCGCACTCAACTTCACCGGCGGACACGGCATCGTCGGCGGCCATGTCGCCGTCGCCGCCGGGCACGCCTTCGCCGCGAAATACCGCGGCACCCGCGCCGTCACACTCTGCTTCATCGGCGAAGGTGGCACCAACATCGGTGGCTTCTATGAGGGCCTCACCTACGCCTCGCTCTGGAACCTGCCCGCCGTCTTCATCATTGAAAACAACCTCTACGCCATGGGAACTCCCCTCTACCGCTCGCAGCCCACATACGACCTCACCCGCAAAGCCGACGCTTTCAATATGCCCTCACACCGCATCGACGCCTTCAACGTCGAAACCGTATACGACACCGTCCGCAAAGCCGTCGTGCGCGCACGCTCAGGCCAGGGCCCCACACTCATCGAAATGATCACCTACCGCTTTCGCGGCCATAGCATGTCAGACCCCGCGAAATACCGCCCGCCCGGTGAACTCGAAGAAATGAAAGAAAAAGACCCGCTCGACACCACCCGCGAACGCCTCAAAACCCTCGGCATCAGCGACGCCGCACTCACTGACCTCGACCAGAAAATCGACGCCACCGTTGAAGACGCCGTGCAGTTCGCCGACGCCTCTCCCGAACTCACTTACGACGAAATGAAAAAATACGTTTTCTCATAA
- the xerA gene encoding site-specific tyrosine recombinase/integron integrase: MPGSVEFRELAEYYNSGGRRRGVFREMERDARDGVDLAAPVVPGVPVREAQKSSLRVWDADRFERALRIKDYSQATVRSYVSRLEHFSRWLGGRGRSLQSVTDDEIFRYVDELVSQKKVTSIYLRVLKAALHAYFSEVLGEPRLLPMLMGIRKRHALPQVLTKGEVARLLRVTTNLKHRSMLAVMYGSGLRVSEVIKLRVEDINFENLTLRVRMAKGKKDRYSVFSESIIPALQELSEGRRGNEMLFWSNQRAGKAVSARTLQHVFAQAKKKAGIQKDVSCHSMRHSFATHLLEGGTDLRVIQKLLGHKHIQTTTIYTGVARRTLQNVKSPL; encoded by the coding sequence GTGCCGGGCAGTGTTGAGTTTCGCGAGTTGGCTGAATATTATAACAGTGGTGGTCGGCGGCGGGGGGTGTTTCGTGAAATGGAGCGGGATGCGCGAGATGGGGTCGATCTTGCGGCGCCGGTTGTACCGGGCGTGCCGGTACGTGAGGCCCAGAAATCCTCATTGCGGGTATGGGATGCAGACAGGTTTGAGCGGGCGTTGCGGATTAAGGATTATTCGCAGGCGACGGTGCGCAGTTATGTTTCGCGTTTAGAGCATTTTTCGCGATGGCTTGGGGGGCGAGGGCGCAGTCTGCAGAGTGTGACGGACGATGAGATTTTTCGTTATGTTGATGAGTTGGTGTCGCAGAAGAAGGTGACATCCATCTATTTGCGGGTTTTGAAGGCGGCGCTGCACGCGTATTTTTCAGAGGTTTTGGGCGAGCCGCGGCTGTTGCCGATGCTGATGGGTATTCGCAAGCGGCATGCGTTGCCGCAGGTGCTGACGAAGGGCGAGGTGGCGCGTTTGTTGCGGGTGACGACGAATTTGAAGCATCGTTCGATGCTGGCGGTGATGTACGGTTCTGGCTTACGGGTGTCTGAGGTAATCAAGCTGCGGGTTGAGGATATTAATTTTGAAAATCTGACTTTGCGGGTGCGTATGGCTAAGGGCAAGAAAGATCGTTATTCGGTTTTTTCTGAATCGATTATACCGGCGTTGCAGGAGCTTTCAGAGGGGCGGCGCGGTAATGAGATGCTGTTCTGGTCGAACCAGCGTGCGGGTAAGGCGGTGAGTGCGCGCACGTTGCAGCATGTGTTTGCGCAAGCGAAGAAGAAGGCGGGTATTCAGAAGGATGTTTCGTGTCATAGCATGCGGCACAGCTTCGCGACACATTTGCTTGAGGGAGGCACGGACTTACGGGTGATACAGAAGCTGTTAGGGCATAAACATATTCAGACAACGACGATATATACGGGCGTGGCGCGGCGGACGCTGCAGAACGTGAAGAGTCCGTTATGA
- a CDS encoding ankyrin repeat domain-containing protein: protein MSIYVDIPAILGGHQILVQFSHVKSLGLVSFFCCMCRGAEIIIPQSELAEAAHDCNLDRIKTLLSQNVDPNQFDSQGDTILNISTRCDSGVTKYLIEKGANLSLKSKEGSHTALMSAAFWENEQTVDLLIRYGVNPFDADDIGMTARQRIESYMLKEGSTRKYRKIVKRLQKYEIQFGAPKSPSR, encoded by the coding sequence GTGTCGATTTATGTTGACATCCCCGCCATCCTTGGCGGGCATCAAATCTTAGTGCAATTTTCTCATGTCAAATCACTTGGCTTGGTTTCATTTTTTTGCTGCATGTGCCGCGGCGCAGAAATAATAATACCACAATCAGAACTAGCTGAAGCCGCGCATGACTGTAACCTAGACCGAATAAAAACCCTACTGTCCCAGAATGTAGATCCAAATCAATTTGATTCCCAAGGTGATACTATTCTGAACATTTCTACTCGCTGCGATTCTGGTGTAACAAAATACCTTATAGAAAAGGGCGCAAATCTGTCCTTAAAATCCAAGGAGGGCTCCCATACAGCATTAATGAGCGCAGCTTTTTGGGAGAATGAACAAACCGTGGATTTACTAATTCGATATGGAGTGAATCCTTTTGATGCAGATGACATTGGCATGACTGCTCGACAGAGAATTGAATCCTATATGTTAAAAGAAGGTTCTACCCGGAAATATAGAAAAATTGTGAAAAGGCTTCAAAAATATGAGATTCAGTTTGGCGCCCCAAAAAGCCCTTCAAGGTAG
- a CDS encoding ferritin-like domain-containing protein, whose amino-acid sequence MSLADDVSAIGGMIGRNPRVALDLMPSAVAGYVLNGGKSNTLKIASGHEVFYDWTYENTGNPEFKKLYRRAYKAQWDAEDLPWTANVDTANLEKPIFPEKFVPGFGESFYPKDKSKREEIVHSTISWMLSQFLHGEQGALYIAGETVEATPWFDAKLYGSTQVVDEGRHVEVFSKYLLTKLKKLYHVNDNLFVILRSITAGSDWDLKFLGMQIMIEGLALGAFGMIYKHTHEPLLKELLKLVIADEARHVHYGVVALRDYFTKEISESKRRDREDWAYEVSVLLRNRFQFMEIYEEYFAHGISRNAWLKMVDTSEIMQDFRTQLFTRMVPNLKEIGLLSDRIRPKYEQLGILKFEHGKSANHLTAEDLIR is encoded by the coding sequence ATGAGTTTAGCAGATGATGTAAGCGCGATCGGGGGCATGATCGGACGCAACCCGAGGGTCGCGCTTGACCTAATGCCGTCGGCGGTTGCAGGGTATGTACTTAATGGGGGGAAAAGTAATACACTTAAAATTGCATCCGGGCATGAAGTCTTTTACGACTGGACATACGAAAATACTGGCAATCCCGAATTTAAGAAACTGTACCGCCGCGCCTACAAAGCGCAATGGGATGCAGAAGACCTGCCCTGGACTGCCAACGTAGATACAGCAAATCTGGAAAAACCGATTTTTCCTGAAAAATTTGTACCGGGTTTCGGTGAGTCATTTTATCCGAAAGATAAATCAAAGCGTGAAGAAATTGTCCATTCGACGATCAGCTGGATGCTTTCACAGTTTCTGCACGGCGAACAGGGTGCACTGTACATCGCGGGTGAAACGGTTGAAGCAACGCCGTGGTTTGATGCCAAGTTATACGGTTCAACGCAGGTAGTCGATGAAGGCCGTCATGTCGAAGTATTCTCAAAGTATCTGCTTACAAAATTGAAAAAATTGTACCATGTGAACGATAACCTGTTTGTCATTTTGCGTTCCATCACAGCCGGTTCAGACTGGGACCTAAAATTTCTGGGAATGCAGATTATGATTGAAGGCCTGGCGCTGGGTGCTTTTGGCATGATCTATAAACACACGCATGAACCCTTACTCAAAGAACTGTTGAAGCTGGTGATCGCCGATGAAGCTCGCCATGTGCATTACGGCGTCGTAGCATTGCGCGATTATTTCACAAAAGAGATATCTGAGAGCAAACGTCGGGATCGGGAGGATTGGGCCTATGAAGTATCCGTACTTCTGCGCAATCGCTTCCAATTTATGGAAATCTATGAAGAATATTTCGCACACGGTATCAGCCGAAATGCGTGGTTGAAGATGGTTGATACATCCGAAATCATGCAAGATTTCAGAACTCAGCTCTTTACCCGCATGGTGCCAAACCTTAAAGAGATAGGCCTTTTATCTGATCGTATCAGACCAAAATACGAACAGTTGGGGATACTGAAATTTGAGCATGGCAAATCTGCCAATCATTTGACGGCAGAAGACCTGATCAGGTAA